A genomic segment from Agelaius phoeniceus isolate bAgePho1 chromosome 2, bAgePho1.hap1, whole genome shotgun sequence encodes:
- the ATP4B gene encoding potassium-transporting ATPase subunit beta: MATLNEKKTCSERMADFRRFVWNPETKLFMGRSLINWVWISLYYVAFYVVMSGLFALSIYCLMRTINPYEPDYQDQLKSPGVTLRPDVYGDRGLRIYYNVSDNKTWEGLVTTLHTFLTAYTPAAQHLNINCTNNTYFIQDTFDGPNNTKLSCKFTSDMLQNCSGITDPTFGYPEGKPCFIIKMNRIIKFYPGNGTAPRVNCTYVGEKESGPLDVDYYPRNGTFSLHYFPYYGKKAQPSYSNPLVAVKFLNITRNVEFKIVCKVIGAGITFNVHDPYEGKVEFKLKIED; encoded by the exons ATGGCAACTTTAAATGAGAAGAAGACCTGCAGTGAACGTATGGCAGATTTCCGTCGTTTTGTCTGGAATCCAGAAACAAAGCTCTTCATGGGAAGGTCTTTAATTAACTGGG TGTGGATCAGCCTCTACTACGTGGCTTTCTACGTGGTGATGTCGGGGCTGTTCGCACTCTCCATTTATTGCTTAATGAGGACCATCAATCCCTACGAGCCGGATTACCAGGACCAGCTGAAATCCCCAG GTGTAACCTTACGTCCTGATGTTTATGGGGACAGAGGACTACGAATTTACTACAACGTATCAGACAACAAAACCTGGGAAGGTTTAGTGACAACTCTTCACACTTTTCTGACAG CATATACACCAGCTGCTCAGCATCTGAACATCAACTGCACCAATAATACCTACTTCATCCAGGACACCTTTGATGGCCCAAATAACACAAAACTATCCTGCAAATTCACCTCAGACATGCTTCAAAACTGCTCTGGCATCACAGATCCAACTTTTGGATATCCAGAAGGAAAACCctgttttattataaaaatgaaCAGG attaTCAAGTTTTACCCCGGCAATGGCACTGCACCAAGGGTGAACTGCACATATGTG GGTGAGAAGGAGTCTGGCCCGCTGGATGTGGATTACTACCCTAGGAATGGCACCTTCAGCCTGCACTACTTCCCCTACTACGGCAAAAAGGCCCAG CCCAGCTACAGCAATCCCTTGGTAGCTGTGAAATTTCTCAACATTACGAGGAATGTAGAATTTAAAATAGTGTGCAAAGtcattggagctggaattaccttCAATGTTCATGATCCATATGAAGGCAAAGTGgaatttaaactgaaaatagAAGACTGA